A single window of Nitrospinota bacterium DNA harbors:
- a CDS encoding glycosyltransferase family 9 protein, with protein sequence MPSYRVHRTVMRLIAALDRRPPVEAATVEVNNICLVNTTALGDTMLSTPAIRAVRNAYPRARLVSLVHRRCLEVLRHNPHLDELIEYPGKYKGVWGLLRRLRAERFDLVIILHANDPDIVPLVYLSGAPIRAGWAESQMGFLLTHTYRRPTDPPVHTIESRLGILAAVGIPPDGVAMEIHFGSEEQDFAERLFRDYQIDPAQEMVIGVHPFASRSEKAWPESHALDLLTRLDAKPGLRPLVVGGSERRDQAEAWRAKLPARIPMAVGAGSITHSAALVERCDIFITTDSGPFHLAVALGIPTIMLVGPTQPSVTGPHQDLERHTVLKASVACPECAEGAVRVPHTCMTSLTPEMVMATVEERLQALQSHR encoded by the coding sequence ATGCCTAGCTATAGGGTCCATCGTACCGTCATGAGGCTGATAGCGGCCTTGGACCGGCGTCCACCCGTTGAGGCGGCTACGGTGGAGGTTAACAACATCTGCCTCGTCAATACGACGGCTTTGGGCGATACCATGCTGTCCACCCCGGCCATCCGGGCAGTCCGAAACGCATATCCAAGGGCTCGCCTAGTATCGCTCGTACACCGCCGATGCCTTGAAGTGCTCCGCCACAATCCCCACCTGGATGAGCTCATCGAGTACCCTGGAAAGTACAAGGGCGTCTGGGGGCTGCTGCGCAGGCTCAGGGCCGAGCGATTCGACCTCGTAATCATTCTCCACGCCAACGACCCGGATATCGTGCCCCTGGTCTACTTAAGTGGGGCCCCCATTCGGGCCGGATGGGCCGAGAGCCAGATGGGCTTCTTGCTGACCCACACCTACCGGAGGCCCACCGACCCGCCCGTCCATACCATCGAGAGCCGGTTGGGGATTCTCGCCGCCGTGGGCATCCCCCCCGACGGGGTGGCCATGGAGATACACTTCGGCTCGGAGGAGCAGGACTTCGCCGAGCGCCTCTTCCGCGATTATCAGATCGATCCGGCCCAGGAGATGGTCATCGGCGTCCACCCATTCGCCAGCCGTTCCGAGAAGGCGTGGCCCGAGAGCCACGCCCTCGATCTGCTTACGCGGCTGGATGCGAAGCCGGGCCTACGGCCGCTTGTCGTAGGGGGGAGCGAGAGGCGGGACCAAGCCGAGGCCTGGCGGGCGAAGCTTCCTGCGCGGATCCCGATGGCCGTTGGGGCGGGCTCCATCACCCACTCGGCGGCCCTCGTGGAGCGGTGCGACATATTCATAACCACCGATAGCGGCCCATTTCACCTGGCGGTGGCTCTCGGCATCCCCACCATTATGCTGGTGGGTCCGACCCAGCCAAGCGTGACCGGCCCCCATCAGGACCTTGAGCGGCATACCGTCTTGAAGGCCTCCGTGGCCTGCCCCGAGTGCGCCGAGGGCGCGGTCCGCGTGCCACACACATGCATGACGTCCCTAACCCCCGAGATGGTGATGGCCACCGTCGAGGAACGCCTCCAGGCGCTTCAGAGCCACCGGTGA